In Gambusia affinis linkage group LG20, SWU_Gaff_1.0, whole genome shotgun sequence, the genomic window GAGAATCCTCAGGTTTGGCCAGGACAGTCCGAGCCTTGAGCCGTACTTCAAGTTTTCCCAGATCCTCACAGGGCCAGCAGGCCTGTCAACCCCCTGCCAAATCTGGAGCTCATTTGTGGAATATAGTGTGTCTTCCTGCCGTGGCAAACATATTTCTCAAGCAAACTCAGAACAAACCCATTCGTCTCTCAGCtcacttaaaagaaatacagcTATTTGCACAAATAGCCGTACATCTTAGAACTGCTTTATATTTTATCGTGTTACATCTAAAAATGTTGATGTGTATAGGGGGAATTTTCTGCTACATTTGGGAGTGATTTCAAGTTTCTGTTCACAGTGTATTTCCTAAAGATTACTATGAGATGATCTAAGAGattctttaaatgcaaaatcagACTTTATGTGCCCTTTTTTCAACTGACTTTTAGATATATGTCAATGTTAGCAAAAGCTTAGTTTTAGctttgaaaagattttcaagAGTCACCACTACAGagcaaaggtaaaataaacCACAGTTGACCTGTCACTATGAAAGCAGAGCAGAGATTCATCTTCAACTaaggcaagtttatttgtagCAGCAAGACAATACAaagtattttacataataaaaatattgcaataaaatttgTGTCCCAGTGATAATTACTGAAAGGCAACTCTAATGGGTTTTAGCCTTGATCTAAAGTGAAACTCACCCCAAAatcaacttcttttttttctaataagcATTTATGTGTGATTAGGgacatttttgtgcaattttttttgtatggcattattttatgttgtgaTTTCTATATCTGAGCAATATGTCTCTTGGCTCCGCCTACTTTCTTGGAATTGTTCAAAATGCGTCAGGGTGGGCTTATGCTAAGGGGAATTAGTTACACTTTACAGAAAATCATACAAACTGAAAGTGCAACTAAGCCTCCTATGGAAGTCAAACCCTCTGGCAAATTTAGAGAAACTTCCAACAAAGTGAGCAGAACCAAGAGACACTGAGCGGCATGGGCAAGTGTGGGATTATGCAGGGCTCGTCAGGATGAAAATTGCTAATTTATCCATTTTGTCAACATACTTGGAAACTTTTCAGATCTCTCCAACAATATTTACTCCAAAAAGCAACAAGCAAcaaatttagcaacattttctgttttatctaagacttttattttgacatgcGCATTTAaggacatttttattccttCCGGCTTTAAGTTAGATTTGAGGTTTCACAGTATGCTTTTGGGATTGTATTATCTTTTGTTTTGACTGTGTATTCTTTGTGTTAATTTACTTGTGAAGGATTATGGAATTTGTCTAtggaaatgtgctatataaactTTTATATACTTGCTTACTTTACTTACATAAAAAGATGCTTGCAGCTGTACGCACTGCTAAAATTATCTATTGGAGAACGGGAGAGGTAGGGGTCTCTGGTATATCTAATCCCAATGCAGTCTTTGAGGGGCATAAACAATTTTGCAGTGCTCAGTATTTAGTAGACAGCAgtgctttgttctttttgtccCGAACTAAATAGATGGCTTGATGGTAAACttgtaaaaacatctgaattttaaatgatcttttACCAAACATTTGGGGGTTTAAAACGAAACAACGAGGTAACAAAAGCCTTAAATCTtcagaaaacatgcaattttCTAAATTGTTGTGGTTCCAGACCACATACTTACAGGCTGACCAGAGTCCAACTAGAGGAAAACTGAATGTCAGCTTTTTTTAATGCTATGAATGAGAACATAATCAACAAATGTATTCCTACAGCAAATAATTTCAGTAATTCTTGGCTGAGTGAAATTTCCCAAAGACAAAATCGATACAAAGCATTTAAAGAGGAGTAGACATTAAATGGGCAAAGCATTAAACAAGCTTCAATGAACTTTATCAATCTATTATTCCAggcattattttctgttttgtaatacaTTTACAAAGCATAAACTTCTTTCTATCCTGAAAGCCTGGGACTTTTTTGAGGAACTAAAACAAGGCCTGTAATTCATCCAATCCGAGAGCTTGAGCTAGTTGACAAAGAAGAATGAGGAGAAATCTCGGTCAAAATGTgattctacaaaatattttagatttaaaaatgtaaatcagtGACTCTTGAGAAGAGGGACAAAACATGTCCTATGGATAGAGCAcaaaacttgaataaaatatgtataaaatataactttttcaaatatctgaCCAAACTAACCTGGGCCATGTCAGCACCACAAGGTATGTTTTCCTGGTGTTTGccgaatattttttattttaaacattgtagtAGATGGATGGTGTCTTTAAAATCCCTTGTCCTGGAGCATAACTCAATACATTACAATAGTTTAACAATGAAAGGAATAATAAGATAATATATTATGACAAGTAAGTTTTggtattcaaataaattattataaaagtttcaataaatttaattaaaaatcatttttatatattttacaacttAATTGAAATTTGTCCCAAGTTTTTGTCAACACCGTCAGacataaaaagaatgtaaaaataatcaGGCATTAATGGGGGGCCTCAGAACTTCACAGAACCCCATCacctcttcctttctcttcctttgctaAAAGGGCTAAGCAGCTCTGGTTAGCTTAtgttattctttagtttttttcttccgtTTTACTCCTAAGTTGTTCGTCACAACCGTGATGTGTCAACACCAGAACTGACAATTTACAAACCCTTGATgagattttgtgaaataaatgcttaattttgGTAAAGATTTCATGGACCCGGTCAGCTACAATATGGCCTCCTTCAGAATAACatcagataaataaattgaGGTAGTTTGGCATTTCATCAACTCCGTCAGAGTTTTTAACTGACAGTGTGACTCTTTCAGTGATAGTGTTGAGAAATCTCACTTAAATGTGCAGTTGTAAGCcttataattttatatttttgtcagatggtgATGACAAAGTTCTGGGTCAGGTCctttaaaagttttactttcaaaaaaatgttgcaactggGAGCCTGCACCTTAgcatctttacatttccaaaacattatttgtcatatttgcatACATAAGCTTAaggaataatttcatttatttatttatttatttatttgaaaccaTTTTGTCCCAAttctcaagaatcactgaaaTATGTACCCTTTGTTTTAAATCCGAATGTAAAtcactgtaaaaagaaaaactgagggGTGTAAATTCTTTTCAGACGTGAAGTAATTTTGGGGCACGTGTTAATTGGTTGTACTTTCCTGTAGACGAAAATCATCTACATATTGACTTGATAGTTCTTCAGAATTTTGGTTCTCCTAAAACCCAGCTCAAGTCTGTTCCTTTCCCAACGTTTTAGGCGTTTTGGCCGCACCTTTTAGTCCTCGCACGGATTTACTTAGGTAAGAACACAGCACCACCTAGTGGCAAATGATAACATGAGATCGATTCACAATTCAAAACAGTTCAATTAAATCACATGTTTCCAGCATGTCAGTGGGTTGATAATGATCACACAGAAGACCAGTTTGTGGCTCTGCCGACGTGATCAGAAAGCTCAGGTTGTTGTTTGTCTTGAGATTTGGTTCTTCTCCTTCTCTGGACAATGATCCATGGATTAGGAAAGGTTACTGCCCTGTCAAACACATTGACACTATGATCACAAAAGCTGGTGTTGTTACTTTTTGACAGTTTGGGAAGAGGCCAAGTCGGCCAGGGAAAATAATATCAGCAGATTCATAACACTTGTCAGCAGAGGGAAACATTAGGCTCTCTAAAGTATTCTAGTAAACCATGTCACTGACtttgagtttaataaaacacattttgccaacagcagcagatcacATGGCTCCCAAattaaacttgattttatttttatttattttattttttattttttttttatctgagcaAGTCTTTTTTACCCTGAGTAGTCAACAGAACAGTGGCTGCCCATATCCTGGTTAAGACTGTGTGTATCAACTCTTGGAGCTCCAGCTGCTGGATGGATCTGCCTTGTGGATCTCCTCAAACTCTTAAAGGGCTTTAATCAACGTTGTGAtttgttaattgtttttgtttaactcaactttccattaacatttttaaacaaaagcagctCTGCAAACAGCCAGCATTCTTACCAATTACCTTTTGAGACTTAACCTAAATGTACAGGTTCTCATCAATGACTGTCTGCTTgacaatttagcatttttttctatgAGAAATTAACATAAACCATTCATATAGGTAGTAGTCATAAATCTATATCATAAAGCAGATTCACTTTTAAACTGATTTACTTATTTTAGTGATATTTTTCAATTATTGAGATGCACGTGTATATTCCTTTTTCTATTCCCACACTGAAGACCATAGTTTcccttatttaaataaactaatataaTAGACTTAATTTAATGCACTGTTAAAACGGGAATATATGTAATTTCATGTCTACATGATTGGGTTGCTTTGATAATATGCATTTAAATTTGCTTTGAGATCACATTGGATAGGAACtaagtcatttgttttgtttaacctTCTGTAACTACATACATTTGAAGCAAAATTAATAAGGCTGCTTAAAAGACTTCcgaacaaaaagcaaacaagtaaataaaaaaaataaaaataatttctaaaaatccCTCAGGgtgagtttaatttaatttaacttcaaCTGAACAATTTTGGCTTATCACTCAAAAAGAGTAGCAAGAGACATTATTTGAGGAACAATGAATTTTATATTAATGTCAGGTGTCTTCCAAAAGACCATCTTCACATACATTCTGCACAAACAGCAAATAATTACAACTAAGCCAGCCTCTGCCAGCACCACATTGCCATACATCCAAACATTCTTTAATTCATCCTACAGCAGCGTCAGAAGTGACATTTCTCACATACTTTTTGTGGGCAACATTAACTGTTATAGAGAGACCGTACAAAATTTAGTCAATTGGATTTTGAATTATTGTAAATTTAGTTTCCAAAAGTGCAAATGCACaattacataaatataaaaaaaggagaGACCTAAATCACAAGATATCTAGACTTTTGACCTCTTATGTAACAAGATCGTTTTCAGAAAGTGTCTGCAGAAACCAGTCAagctgaaagaaatccaacagtGTAAACACTTAAATGATAACCTATTACAGGGTATGTTCTACTAGAGTTGGAGCTGTAGACACAAACACGGCTTAACATTAACATATCAAAGGATGGTGGAAGACTGTCGGTTTGACCTTACTCAAACTGTGCAATGGGATCTTCagatgatttacattttttaaaaaaagaaaaaagaaaaaaaaaaggtgcatttGCTTCACTGTCCTATAAAAggtcttttttccccttcttgaACAGACCATAAGCTTTAGTAGCAACActgtttctatatttttaaactgaaggtTTCTGAAAACCCCTCACAAATATTTATAGTTAAACTCACACACAGTAAACTAAGCACATCAAAAGTTTAAGATCTTCCTGTAACCTCTTCTTAGGAAACCAAACTACAGCAGTTACTCTTACCAAGATGTCTGTGTATCTTCATACAATTCCTACTAAAGTTTCCTtcaaaaagcatgaaaatggtcttcaaagtaaaattaaacTCTAAATAGCAACCAAAACATTAAGTGTGGCCTTCCTTGGCCTCAGAAGATTTGAACtacgttttcttttcttttagaagGACATGATGGTCCTCTGAATGATATCGATGGATTCCTGGAGTTCATGCTCCCGGATGACCAGAGGCGGGGCCAGTCGGATGATGTCCCCATGGGTGGGCTTGGCCAAGAGTCCGTTGTCCCGAAGGCGCAAGCAAACCTTCCAGGCATCATAGTCTGTAAGTGCGGAAAACAAAGTAACTTACTGACATGTAAGGTTGAACAGATAGAATGTTAGGTGTTGCAATAGTTCATTTAAAGCTCTTTTTGTGACAGGGCTAAACGGACAGTTCTCCATTAGTTATGTTTTTAGCAAACAGTATTTGCCAACATTCTGACCCATGCAAAGTTTGGTCTCTGTTCTCTCAGAAATAGTTTTCTACCTCACCTCTGGTCTCTTTGATCACAATTGCATTGAGGAGGCCTTTCCCTCTGACTGTTGTCACAATGTCTTTGGGCAGTTTCCTCAACTCAGACCGCAAAAGTTCTCCCATCTTTTGAGCATTCTCTGCAAGCTTCTCTTCCTCCAACACCTGgggatataaaaaataaaacagcaccaTTTTGGTTTAGTACAGATGctcagataaaacatttttgatatagAGAAATACTTAAAAAGGCAAAAGCATGGACAAAAACAACGACAAAGTTAAACTGCTGTGAAATGTTCACCTCCAAAGCTGCAATAGCAACACGACAAGCCACAGGGTTCCCTCCGTATGTGGATCCGTGCTCCCCAGGCTTAATGGTCAACATTACATCATTATCACTAAGTACTGCAGACACCTAAGGGAATCAAAAACAGCCAAGTTAAAGCTAGCATGGGTGTAATCAAGTGTTATCTGATGAAATTACAGATAACACTCACTGGATAAACTCCTCCGGAGAGAGCTTTGCCCAGTACCACCAAATCCGGGCGAACACCTTCGTGGTCGACAGCCAGGCGCCGGCCAGTCCGTGCCAGGCCCGTCTGGACCTCATCAGCGATCCACAGCACCTGCAAAGCCCACAAGGGGTTTCTAGTGACTGCAGAAACATCGACACTCAGTGATGTTGTCACAGTCAACACAGTTCTGATCAGTTTTTAATCCAGCAGGAAGATCACCTCAGGACATTTCACATTAAACCACAGCCAAGAATTCCCTGTGAGCAAGTAGTTGTTGGCAACAATTTGGAAATGGACAAAAGGATAAAAGTCATTCCAGGGCTTCAGACTGAGACACAGCTAATAACTTTCTTTGAGCAAATACTTGTTGGCACCAACCTTGAAACAGCTccaattcagattttattgaaatttggGTCTTACAAGTTCAAATAAATCTCCCAGTAAATAAGTCCACTCCTGGGGCCAGGAAGAACTATTACGTTACTTTGCTAAGAAAGTTAATCTCTCTGCCTGCTGACACAGCTACAAAAAATCCATCTGCAGCACTTCCCACACACAATGTTAGCTTTCTAGGGAAAGAACATGCTGTGATCACTGAAACATTCTCTTCTTAGAAGTATTTGCGGGATGCCTTTATCTAAGAATCTTAtcaaactttgacattttatttactttcgtGCCTTTCATTCTTCACACTCAGTTGCCACAAAATTTCAGGGTTTTTTATGTGACATATTTTGGTGTTTAGCATTCTTAAaaggaagattttattttatattaaaacaagatTCATAGTTTTGCGcataatgtttccatttttaaaagaacatgtTGTGAAACTAATGTTCTGTTGAGCCAGAactgtttgtttagtttgtgtatttaagtgtttttagtTCCATTTGGCAGCAAATTTCAACCTGTTTTTTGATAGCCAAATAAGTTTCCATTTTTATGtatctattttgtattttatgtgacgCACTAAACACAATGTGTGATTttgtatatatctatatgtgattattttttaatgttgtgactgtataaaagtaaaaaaaaaaaaaaaatattttataatataatatcgaggtattttaaaaaatacattgtgaTTTCATTTTCTGGCAAGATCATCCACACCAATTTGCTGGACTAAACACACAAGCAAGGCTTACAGCTAATTTTTGACATGTTACATTCAATATATCAATATCACCAAGGAAATGTATGGTTAATTCCGTGTTATTTTAAAGCTTAATAAAAACGTTCGATTTGTCTACTCCTAGAAAGACGATTTATATCTGTGGGCagcttaaaattaaacagaaaatattaagaaatgcagtttatttttgactaaatgaagCTCTGCCAAACcatccaaaaatgttttgggaaaaaatATGCCAAGGTCACATCAAAAGTAGGCGGTTGTGTAGGTGTGTGTACACTACACATACGggcaaatggatggatgaacaagtGGACTGATTTTGAATGGATGgatacaaatttttaaaaatggggcAGTTAATAACATTAGGAAATGCAGATGTTTTTCCATGCTCTTTTCTCATTCTCCATACTTATCCAGACCTgggaaataacataaaaatattactgtagATGTAGATTCTGTTTAAATCTTGCTAGTTGTAGTGTACCTTGCCATTTGTAACAGCAGACAGCTGTGGTAGACACTATATAAAAGTATcaacattttcagttctttgGCATAAAGATGAAGAGTTGATACTATCATCAACCTAGTCATTATATGTTTTGGTTCTAGTGCCTTCATATGAACTTACATTGTATTTTGTGCAAAGTTCTCTGACTTTGGTCAGGTAGCCTTGGTCAGGCACAACCACGCCTGCTTCTCCTTGGATAGGTTCCACCATGAAAGCGGCAACATTTTGGTCCTGAAAAGCTTTCTAGAGAAagggaggggtaaaaaaaacaagttaagaTTTGGATACACATCAATCCGTGGAAAGTCTCAACTCAAAGTCAATGTTTCCCAACattctgcaaaacaaattaaCCATAAACTAAGCTGATGGGAACTGTATTTGCACAAGCTAAGCTAAGCTTTTTATGTAGCACGacattcaaaaaagaaaaacctgtagAACCTGTACCTCTAGTGCAGGAATGTCGTTGAATGGGACAAGCTCAAAGCCAGGCATGTATGGCCCAAAACCCTCGTAGCTACTGGGGTCAGTGGAGCTGGAGATGGCAGCCAAGGTGCGACCCCAGAAGTTTCCCTCTTAAGAAAGAAAGAGCGAAATACAGCTTCAATAATAATCTCGCCAAACTCTGgacaaaataaacttgcttaCTGTGGCattctggaaatgtttcaaTATAGGATGGTGACTTGGTGACCTGCAAAAATGATCTTGGCCTTATTGTTTGGAACCCCCTTTATCTTGTAGGCCCACTTCCTGGCAAGCTTACAGGCTGTCTCACCACCTTCAACACctaattttatacaaaataaaaaggaactCCTTTAGATTTGATgtcaaagaaatttgaaagaccCATCTTTATATACTTGCCTGTATTCATGGGTAAAACTTTGTCATATCCAAACATGTTGGTGATGTACTCCTCATAGGCTCCAAGCACATCATTGTAGAATGCTCTGGAAGTCAAGGCGAGCGTAGACGCCTGCTTGGTGAGCGCAGAGACGATCTTAGGGTGGCAGTGACCCTGATTT contains:
- the oat gene encoding ornithine aminotransferase, mitochondrial isoform X2; protein product: MKGMILQLGSLSRAGLVLRRSIHTRPRPAIVTKLTSEEIYAREEKHGAHNYHPLPVALERGEGVNVWDVEGNRYYDFLSAYSAVNQGHCHPKIVSALTKQASTLALTSRAFYNDVLGAYEEYITNMFGYDKVLPMNTGVEGGETACKLARKWAYKIKGVPNNKAKIIFAEGNFWGRTLAAISSSTDPSSYEGFGPYMPGFELVPFNDIPALEKAFQDQNVAAFMVEPIQGEAGVVVPDQGYLTKVRELCTKYNVLWIADEVQTGLARTGRRLAVDHEGVRPDLVVLGKALSGGVYPVSAVLSDNDVMLTIKPGEHGSTYGGNPVACRVAIAALEVLEEEKLAENAQKMGELLRSELRKLPKDIVTTVRGKGLLNAIVIKETRDYDAWKVCLRLRDNGLLAKPTHGDIIRLAPPLVIREHELQESIDIIQRTIMSF
- the oat gene encoding ornithine aminotransferase, mitochondrial isoform X1, translating into MNRGMSPGSGQLPDRRSSMKGMILQLGSLSRAGLVLRRSIHTRPRPAIVTKLTSEEIYAREEKHGAHNYHPLPVALERGEGVNVWDVEGNRYYDFLSAYSAVNQGHCHPKIVSALTKQASTLALTSRAFYNDVLGAYEEYITNMFGYDKVLPMNTGVEGGETACKLARKWAYKIKGVPNNKAKIIFAEGNFWGRTLAAISSSTDPSSYEGFGPYMPGFELVPFNDIPALEKAFQDQNVAAFMVEPIQGEAGVVVPDQGYLTKVRELCTKYNVLWIADEVQTGLARTGRRLAVDHEGVRPDLVVLGKALSGGVYPVSAVLSDNDVMLTIKPGEHGSTYGGNPVACRVAIAALEVLEEEKLAENAQKMGELLRSELRKLPKDIVTTVRGKGLLNAIVIKETRDYDAWKVCLRLRDNGLLAKPTHGDIIRLAPPLVIREHELQESIDIIQRTIMSF